The Muntiacus reevesi chromosome 15, mMunRee1.1, whole genome shotgun sequence region ATTGTTGCAAGGAGTGATGGATTAGGGCCAATCATTTAGTCTACCATTGTCTGTGACAGGTCGGGAATCCTGGATACcatctttgttctgtttttgttacTAACACCTGAGCAGTTATATTGAGCAAAATGTTTGCTAAAATAACTTATGGTTCTGGACAAGCTAGGTGAGATGATACAGTGATTAAAAGGACAAAGGTAACATATATGCCTAGCCAAGAAGAATGAGTAACTTCTATCAATGAGACTATAAGAATAGAAACATATTAGGTACTGAAAACAAATCATCCATGCTCTGAAATCAGTTTCTTAAATTTCTATTGAATATAGTCTTTATcattatacatgtatacataggtatgtatacatacaaataCACTGAAGTTCACAATAGTATACAAGACACTTTGTTCTTGTAAATGTTTAATTGTACATTATTTTCATGACTCTTGTGCTCATTTGTATTCTATATCACAAAGTCTTGAGTGACAAGAATTGTTcactatttttgtttatataataGAAACTAAATGTTACAAATTGTTTCCATCTTCATGATTACAAACATTACATGGCAAGGTGGGTAAACAAGTTTAATAAACCagtctcttttcttctccttaacCAGATGCAGCATTTTGACACTTTTATGATATACAGGTTGTCTTAATTCATTGACGACTCATTGACTTATTTTGAAAGCCAGCAGCAGCAAATCTTtgcaatgtgggatcttcctccaTACCTATTCCAAGTATCTTAATTCCTGAACTACACCATGAACTCAGAAGTGATATTCACTGAAACATTCTTGAAGTTTTCGCATCTTTATGTGGCACCTCTTACTAAGGCAGGGAACTATCAGATAAAGACTGTGAtcctttaatttattaatttttggctgtgttggatctttcctgctgcgtgggcttttctctagttgtggcaagccgGGTCTGCTCTCTagctagagcacaggctctcggacTAGCAGGCTTCTGCAGTGGCAGCTCCcaggttccagagcacaggctaaatagttgtggtgcacgggtttagctgctctgaagcatgtgggatcctcctggatgagggatcaaacctgtgtctcctgcattggcaggtggattcctcaccactgagcaaccagggaagcccaagactgtCTACTTAGCTAACCCAAGCCACCAGGAGTCTTAACCATtaagttaatatataaaaataaactgctCTTGATAAATGTAACattgcctgccatatcagtaagtAGTGTCATAATCATCAGTGGTTGCAGCCAAGCACCCACCACCAAAAGTGTGCTAGTGAGCTGGTGGATCCtctgggaactcaggaaggaagcaaagaatacctgccatctagcagccgtcagactgcagccactcccaaAGGTCagccctgagtttcctcaggatgtgaaaacactcAATATTGGCCCCACATAGCTGAGGTGCCTGTCAAAGGaaggatttcagtgagcccagactcttgcatcttctcatgtaTAGAAAGGCACTGAATTCCTTAACtggggatatctggttttctttaattaatcagAATCTTTTGTTGTCCTGCCCTTTGTCACAAACTCCTATATCCTACGTATCCTAGCTTCCTCTTCGTCTCCTCAGATCAATTCTCTCAGGGacacttgagatgctgcctcatGGACTTGAAGttctaaaaattcccactgaataaaacataattctcaatttTCAGGTTGTGAATAAATTTTTAGTGGACACTCCCAAACATTGACTGAAGCTGTTGTGCCAGATCCCTTTTCAGAACACTAATTCCCTGAAAGAGAAATCATAACTAGCTGCTTCCATGAACAGTGATCCCCCAATACAGTGTACCTAGTGTCCAGAATATAACCAAAAAATTCAGCTAGCCCTAGtcatcctgagtgttcattggtatTTACATATGAGTAAATGTTAAGCTGATCCCAGGCCAAGTattacatctgcaatcccaaGAAGTCATTCAATTTTAACACATTGAGTTCCTTCAAGATGCCAGAGCAAGTGAGAATTCACCTCAAAGCAAAGAGTTGATCATCTTTTACAGAAAATAACTTTGGATTCACACAGCAGTAGCTTGTAATAAACAGCAGCTGAAAATGAGAACttggttccctgactaggaatcaaaccctggttgCCTGGGTGGAAACCAGGAATCCAAACCGCTAGACCACAGGGGTCTAAGTTCCAAGTCTTTGTCTGCCTTGTAAGAAAAAATCAGACAAGGAGTCAGAAGCAACGAAAGGATTAGAAAAGCAGAATATATGTGGAAAGACGTGTGGGCGagcagttgctaagttgtgcatTTGGCAAGTTTAAATTCTTTATAAGAGGAgagtcttctaggtctttgtcTTCTTCTTGGCTAGTCATCTTGCTTTGATCTGccaccccatccccctccccctggCCACTGGCTAATTTATCTTAGGACCATCCACTGGGTGGGGATTCAGCCCTTAGTTAAGGTGGATTTTATGGGTGGGGGATAGCAAGATTTATAATGGCCTGGCACCCCTTCCTCTGTAGGTGTTGCAGGGAAGGGCCAATTTTGACTCCATGATGAGTCTATTTGACTATAACCTTTGCTTTTCGTTGCTTTTGTTATAATGTgagtgtgctagttgctcagttgtgtccaactctttgcaaccccatggactgtagcccaccagcctcctctatccatatAATTTtccttgcaagaatactggagtgggttgccattcccttctccaggtgatcttcctgactcagggatcaaaccctggtctcctgcattgcaggcagagtctctaTCATCTGAGgcacagggaagcccacttttgttattataatgatACATGATGACCTGCCTCAGGAAACCTTGCCCCTCTACCTGAAGAGATTAACACTTAGGCAGGTAGTCCAAGGCCCTTTAAGGAAGAGATGAGCATTCTTGCTCATGCTTTCCTTAACCCTTGTGCAACAATGTATCTTGCCCAAGAACTGGCCTTTCTTTAGGAGCAAGTGAATACACAGGGCAAAGCTTACtcatggaaatgcttttcttagaCTCTATGTTAAGGATTATAATTGTAACAAATCTGTTACTTAACAAATCTGGGACTCTGTTTCTTAAAACAATGTATCTTATGCAGAAACCCGTTGACCAGAACACTTCCTTCTGGTTTCCTTCTGGTTAATCTTGTACTGAAGTTGGTTCAGGATACATGCCTTGGGAAAGGGTCCAGTGGAACTCGTACAACCTTGAGGTATTATTCTTATCTATTCTCAGCAGCCAGTTGAAAATATAATGCCCTGCATAAAACAGTGAGGTCGGtactctgttacccccttctgaTATCTGTCAGGCTTTTGCTGTTCTGTCACTTTAAATAAAACCTTTGTTATACAAAACTCTGGTTGACTGAGATCTTGTCTTTTGGGCCCTGGAGTAAAATTTTCTCCTTCAGAGACCACCAATATTGGCATCATTCACTGTAAGTTGTCAACAACCCATCCCTAACAGCCTGCCTCAGGGATCCCTGGCCCTCTGCCTGcttttgttcagctgctcagtcacatATGACTCTttgagtccccatggactgcagcatgccagggtctCCTGTCCTTAAcagtctcctggagcttactcaaactcatgtcattgagtcagggatgccatccaaccatctcatccagtgtcatccccttctcctcctgccttcaatctttcccagcatcagagtcttttccaatgagttggctgttttcatcaggtggtcaaagaattggagcttcagcatcagtccttccaatgaatattcagggttgatttccttcaggattgattgctttaatctccttgcagtccaagggactcaagaatcttctccagccccacagttagaaagcatcagtttttcagcactcagccttttttatggtttaaGACTCAtatctgtacacaactactggaaaaaccattgctttgactagatgggcctttttcagcaaagtgatgtctctgctttttaatacactgtctacatttgtcatagcttttcttccaaggagcaagcatcttttaatttcatggctgcagtcaccattcacagtgactttggagcccaagaaaataaagtctgtcactgtttccattgttcccatatctattggccatgaagtaatgggactggatgccatgatcttagtttttttgaatgttgagttttaaactgcCTTTATCACTcaactgtttcactttcatcaagaggctctttagtcccttttcgctttctgccataagggtggtatcatctgcatatctgaggtcattgatatttcttccaggaatcttgattccagcttgtgcttcatacagtctgacatttcacatgatgtgctgttcatataaattaaataagcaaggtgacaatatgcagtcttgatgtactcttttcccaatttgggacgagtccattgttccatgtccagttctgtttcttcttgacctgcatacaggtttctcaggaggcaggtaaggttgtctggtattcccatttctttaagaatttcccacagtttgttatgatctacagagtcaaaggTTTTATCATAGTCAACGAAGCaaaattttttctggaattctctagcatttttctatgatccaatggttgttggcaatttgatctctggttcctctgacttttctaagaacatctggaagttctcagttcacacactaTTAAAGGCTAGCTTGAAATATTTTGAGTTTTTACTTTGATAGCCtatgaaataagtgcaattttgtggtagtttgaacgttctttggcagtgcccttctttgggactggaatgaaaactgaccttttccagtcctgtggccactgctgagccttccaaatttgttggcatagtaagtgcagcactttaatagcatcatcttttaggatttgaaatagctcagctggaattccatcacctccactagctttgttcatagtgatgcttccttccaaaggtccacttgacttcacactccaagatgtctgactctaggtgagtgatcacaccatcacagttATTTGggtattaaaatcttttttgtacagttcttctgtgtattcttgcatgtcttcttagtatcttctgcttctgttagatctatACTAGATCCACCtagatggaaaaggtcagttttcattccaatccaaagaaaggcaatgccaaagaatgctcaaagtactgcacaattgcacttatctcacacactagcaaagtaatgctcaaaattctccaagccaggcttcaacagtacatgaaccatgaacttccagatgttcaagcctgatttagaaaactcagaggaatgagagatcaaattgccaacatccattggatcaacaaaaaaacaagagagttccataaaaatatctacttctgctttattgaccatgccaaagcctttggctgtgtggatcacaacaaactgtggaaaattctgaaagagataggaataccagaccacctgacctgcctcctgcatacagagaaatctgtatgcaggtcaagaagcaataattagaactgaacatggaacaacagatgggttccaaattgggaaaggagtatgtcaaggctgtatattgtcaccctgcttatttaacttctatgcagagtacatcatgaggaaggctggactgaatgaagcacaagctggaatcaagattgcagggagaaatataaataaactcagatttgcagatgacaccacacttttggcagaaagcaatgaagaactaaagagcctcttgatgaaagtgaaagaggagagtgaaaaagttggcttaaaactcaacattcagaaaactaagatcatggcatctggtcccatcacttcatagcaaatagatggggaaacagtggaaacagtgagagattttattttgggggggaggggcctccaaaatcactgcagatggatactgcagccatgaaattaaacacactttcaaataaataaataaataaataaaacatgcttgctccttggaaggaaagttatgaccaaactagacagcatactaaaaagcagagacattactttgcaaacaaaggtctgtctagtcaaacctatggtttttccagtagccatgtatggatgtgagagttggactataaagaaagttaagcgccaaagaattgatgcttttgaactgcggtgttggagaagacttttgagagacccttggactgcaaggagattcaaccagtacatcctaaaggagatcagtcctgggtgttcattggaaggacagatattgaaattgaaactccaatactttggctacctgatttaaagaactgactcatttgaaaagaccctgatgctgggaaagattgaaggtgggcaaaggggatgacagagaatgagacggttggatggcatcaccgactcgatggacatgagtttgagtctactctgggagctgctgatggacagggaggccttgcatgctgcagtccatgaggtggcaaagagtgggacacgactgagtgactgaactgaacagagatgggattcgtttccaggttgtctttggccaatcattctgattcagagtccttcctggtggcactcacattgctcagccaagatggttGCCAGTGACAAGGATTCTGAGAGGTGGTCAGACATGTgccgtctccttttgacctttcctgaactcttctggtttGTGGTgtcttattagttccatgttcttTACCAGGATCTCTgatcataaaacaactcatgcaaatagttgccaaggtgcctggccagggttggcagtttcagtcagtgtgctcaCCCTAACACTTATAAAGGCAAATCAATGGGTCTTCACAGTCTTGATAAAATCCAGAGTCCTCAATTTCCCAATTGGCGAAGcccatttcttctcttttattgctTTCTGACACACATCTGAAGATATCATTCTGTGGGTCCATGTTCAAGTCCCTTGAGAAACTTCTAGGGAAAAGAGCAGTGGAATACCCCCAGGATACCCTAGGCTCACGTCTGTGCACGCTAAGGTGGCAGAGCACTCTGATGCCATCACCTGCTGATTATTTTCTCTTCCTAATCCTCAACCCTTCTTTTCAGACACAGGGGAGTATTTTCACTTTAAACCCTCCTCCAAAAAAGGCTCAAGATCAAATTCCAAATAGGGTGGTTAAGGTAGGGCACTAAGTGAAGAGTGCAAGCAAGGGTGTGGCAGAGGGCATCGCAGGCAGAGAAGACAGgacattattataaataattgtgATGTGTTATAATACTCTGTAATTATTGATTCAACGCGTATTGGAGCCGTTGTTAACGCTAATTCTTTCCCAGGAGATTTTGATTCTGGAAATTTTGATTTTGAACGGCGCAGTGTCAGCGGGGACTTTCCCAATTCTAAAAGGTAACAGAGGCTGCGGAAGGGGAAGGCTGGAACCCGCAATAGCCGGGAGTTGCCAATCTGCGAAGTCCCAGTTGCTTAAGGTGCCAGCGAACAGGGGCGTGGACGCAAATCCTGTTTGCCCAGGGCAAAGTCTTGAGACCTCGGTGTCCAATCAGTACAAGAGTAAACATCCGACGCGGCGCAGGCTGTAAGGCGCCCCTCAGGTTCCCGGTGCCGCCCCGGAGGGCTCAGCCCGCCTCGGCCACGCCCCCGCGGCAACGCCGCACGTCCGGGCCGCTTCGCCACCCGATTGGCCGGGAGGCCGGAAAGCCGGCCCCGGCCGCCACGTGTACTAGGGGCCCGCCGGAAGGCGAAGGCCGGCGCTGACTCGGCGGGCGTGTGCGGCGCGGAGGCGGCCGGGGCTGCGTCGCCATGGAGCGGGACGGGGATCAGCTGTCAGCGCGGCCCGCCCTGGAGACAGAGGGGCTGCGTTTCCTTCACGTCACGGGTGAGTGGGCGCGCGCCGCGGGCCGCGCCACCACCGCCGGCTCGCCGCCATGTTCAGTGAGTAGTCCTCCACGGCGCTCTGGGCCGGGCCGGCCGGCGGTCGGTGCCCGCAGGCCTGGGCGGTAGGCCGAAGCCGCGCGCGGAGGCTCTCCCGGAGCCCGGCTTCCCGGGGCTTTGTAGTGGGCCCTTGGTTGGGCGAGTCCTTTACCTTGCGCGACACAGGCGGTACAAGCCCTTCCGGGTCGCGATTACTGGGCAGACTGGGCCCTTGGCGTTTGCTGCCAAGCCGCGCTCCCCCCACCGCCGCGCCCTCGCTCACGCCCCCAAACTCTGTCCTGTGCCAGGCCCCCGCGGCTACCCTTTTCCGTCCGTTGCCTGGATCCTTAAAGCCCTTGCCTTCCTGATTCGGACACACCCCGTCATCCTTCAAAACCCGGCTGACGTGCCCCGCCTGCCTCGGGCTTGCCCCTCCGATTCCCCAGACGGCTGAGAAGTACCTTCTCAGGGATCCCTGGATTGTACTTCTCGCTGTTTTAACTGCCTTAGGAAGCCCTCCGGTAGGAAAGTCCGGTGGTGGTgtcatttttagtttcttgaaaactgaatgttttattcttttcagtgGGCTCCTTGCTGGCCACTTACGGCTGGTACATCGTCTTCAGCTGCATCCTTCTCTACGTGGTCTTTCAGAAGCTTTCCACCCGGTTGAGGGCATTGAGGCAGAGGCACTTAGATCAAGCTGCCGCTGCTCTGGGttagtatgtctgtgtgtgtgtgtacgtgcgtgTGCGCTCGTGtacgctcagtcgtggccgagcCTTTggggcccatggactgtagcctgccaagctcctctccatagaattttccagggaagtggACTGAAGGCGTGGCTTTACCCGTACTGCTTGTAGTATTTATAAGTTAGTCTATTGTTATGAGTAAGAGGTATCCGTCTAATCTGTGTGGGAGGAAAACTGTTTTACACTTCTGAAGTTGATTTTGGTGAATTGCaatagtgtttttttaaatttcaaagttttCGTTGGGGTGAAAAACCTGCTTGATGATGTGTAGAACACCCTCTGCTTGCATCATTGTtcatgagattaaataaaagcgTCACAGCTTCTCCATACTTATGGATGTGCCTACTAAATAACTCTCAGTTATCTCTAGAACCCTTGTGAGTGACAGGAAACTCAGCCTTAGTTCCTCACATCCACTGTATTTTGCTTTTCACAACTTACTCATCAGACCTGATGGCAGATTTACACATGGCTGTTTCAAAAACTCATTCCCTCTAAAAGAGTCACCTTCTAACTTGTTAGAAATTACAGTCTCTGAGAACATATTCAAAAAAAATGTTCAGTTATTTTGATAATAGTAGTATGATTAAATAACTACTAATCACCAGTGATCCAAGTCACCACAGTTATGAAGCTGgggaagaaaacaaacatcataaCTTAAAACTAGTCATTAGTAGAAGGACCTAAAAAATTCCTTCACTCTCCTCTCCCATGAAACGCTGTGGCCCTGCCACTATCTCAGTTTTTTGGTTGTTGGCTATATATCCCAAAAATCAAAGTACAGTTGTATATCTTGCTTAAGTTGCAGGATAATGTGAAGTGGATGAGGTTAAGAGAATAGCTTCAGTCACCTGGTACAGCCATTACTGGCACTGTGAGCTGCTGGCAGCTGAGGAGTGGATTTATAAGATAATGGAATGGGCATCTCAGAAGAGGAGTTTGTTTTAAGGAAGCGTTGCACAAAATAAATGTGCAGTGAAAGGTGTACTTTGTGTTGTACAATTTTGTTAGGAaaattaggtttaaaaaaatccacacataatttcttttttactaaGAATAAAACAACAATTTCAAATGTTGCTACAATTCACATTTCTATAAAGTAGAacaatagtttcatttttaaaggtaaaagtCTGTTCATTTCtgccaccacacacatacacacaacacccAGCCTTACCCATTTTGTCCCCTGTTTTACGTGGATTCAGTTAAGTGACCTTTTTTCCATTGCTTTTTACTGTCTGTGGGTAATGGTGATCACATATGCTTTGGATGATGCTGATGTGAACATAATAGTTCTAGTTTGTTTCTTTGTAGAGAAAATTAGTCACACCACTGCGTAGTTCCCCGTAGTGCTCCTTAAACACAGTGGTCTGTATAAAGCAGGTCAGAAACTTGTGTTTTTGTGTAATTTGCTTTGTTGTATAAaccagataaaaataaatatctgggGCGGCCATTTCTATTAACGCTAGTTggaaggatttttcttttctgtagaaaCAAGGATAAAATACCTAAATATCTTTATCTCTTTCTGGTATATATCTAGACTAATTAGGTGATAGCTAATAATCAGAAAACTTTCTTTCCCTTGGTTATCTTCTAGAATTCTGGTAAACCTAGAGGCTGGGTGTTAGGAGGCATCCAGGATGTGAAGTCAAATTTTGCTGTGGCTGCCTGACCACTTATATTTTAATCTTAGGGCCCATGCCAGATTCTCTGAATTAGGACTGCTCAGGTAGCCCAGAAATCTGTTTTGAACAGAGATTTCTGATGCTGTAAGTATTTAACAAGGACTCTGAACTGAGACTGTGATAGTCTCCTTCCCCTTTAAGCAGTAATTAAATATATGCAGAAGAATAGGCTTATTCATGTTAAAAAGTTTTTGTATTGTTTGATTTCTGTATACTTCTATTAATATAGACCTCAAgagtttccattttatgttttacaAGGTGCTTTATTCCagtttttttctgccttttcagaaCCTGATATTGTTGTTAAACGGCAGGAGGCTTTAGCAGCTGCTCGTTTGAAAATGCAAGAAGAATTGAATGCACAAGTtgaaaaacataaagagaaattaagacagGTATGTACTGGTTTTAGTTTGAATACATGATATTTGAGGTTTAGTTGgtaaaagtgtgtgtatgtgtgtgtgcgtgcactcaCAGTATGGTGGGTACAGGGAACACTTTCAGGCTGAATCATTTCCACTTAGTTAAGTATTGCTCAGCATGTTTACTTGTgtaatttcttaatatttagaGGTGAATTGCTCTTAAAGAATTAAATACTCTTAAGTAGTCTtgtatttatgtttttacttttaagtGGTGGTTCCCTTATAGCAGTATCTTGCCCAACAAAACTGTGTGCTATGTGCAGGAGCCGTACCACCAGACACAGAACACACATTCAGCGTCTTCGTGGCCGGTTTCAAGCTTTGCATCTCATAGGACCTGCCTCGGTGGGGCCACTCTTCAGTGGAGTAAAGAAGAGCCAGGGGAGGGTGGCAGTGGGCTGAGGTGGTGGGGAGGAAGAACCAGGGGCTACTGTTGAAGTGACCTGAGCAGCCAGGTGGCTTGTGCTGCTCTTCACAGGAGTGAAGTCACACTTCCTGTGTTGGCCCCAGTCTGTGTAACTGAAGCAGCTAAGTGTAGGCCCCACTTTCTGGTTTCGTTACAGATGTTTCTGGGCCCCTCTTTATCCCCTTAGGAGGAAACCAGAGAAGTTGGTCTTCCTGCTGGTCTTACGTGTGTCTCTGGTATTTCCAGAAAGAAATGCCTCTCTGCCACCACTGGTGGCTTTTGTTTTCTGCATGATCACTTAGTACATGGCTGGTGTCCCTATCGTGGCTGGAGCCCAGAGTGAAAGGACAGAGCAAAGTTTTTTAGGTATTTTTCCAGAA contains the following coding sequences:
- the SELENOS gene encoding selenoprotein S isoform X5; this translates as MFMGSLLATYGWYIVFSCILLYVVFQKLSTRLRALRQRHLDQAAAALEPDIVVKRQEALAAARLKMQEELNAQVEKHKEKLRQLEEEKRRQKIEMWDSMQEGKSYKGNTRKPQQEEDSPGPSTSSVIPKRKSDRKPLRGGGYNPLSGEGGGTCSWRPGRRGPSSGG
- the SELENOS gene encoding selenoprotein S isoform X1, with the protein product MERDGDQLSARPALETEGLRFLHVTVGSLLATYGWYIVFSCILLYVVFQKLSTRLRALRQRHLDQAAAALEPDIVVKRQEALAAARLKMQEELNAQVEKHKEKLRQLEEEKRRQKIEMWDSMQEGKSYKGNTRKPQQEEDSPGPSTSSVIPKRKSDRKPLRGGGYNPLSGEGGGTCSWRPGRRGPSSGG
- the SELENOS gene encoding selenoprotein S isoform X4; translation: MERDGDQLSARPALETEGLRFLHVTVGSLLATYGWYIVFSCILLYVVFQKLSTRLRALRQRHLDQAAAALEPDIVVKRQEALAAARLKMQEELNAQVEKHKEKLRQLEEEKRRQKIEMWDSMQEGKSYKGNTRKPQEEDSPGPSTSSVIPKRKSDRKPLRGGEGFSLTRCQQRQRCGSLANLLED
- the SELENOS gene encoding selenoprotein S isoform X2, coding for MERDGDQLSARPALETEGLRFLHVTVGSLLATYGWYIVFSCILLYVVFQKLSTRLRALRQRHLDQAAAALEPDIVVKRQEALAAARLKMQEELNAQVEKHKEKLRQLEEEKRRQKIEMWDSMQEGKSYKGNTRKPQEEDSPGPSTSSVIPKRKSDRKPLRGGGYNPLSGEGGGTCSWRPGRRGPSSGG
- the SELENOS gene encoding selenoprotein S isoform X3, with the translated sequence MERDGDQLSARPALETEGLRFLHVTVGSLLATYGWYIVFSCILLYVVFQKLSTRLRALRQRHLDQAAAALEPDIVVKRQEALAAARLKMQEELNAQVEKHKEKLRQLEEEKRRQKIEMWDSMQEGKSYKGNTRKPQQEEDSPGPSTSSVIPKRKSDRKPLRGGEGFSLTRCQQRQRCGSLANLLED